The following proteins are encoded in a genomic region of Spirochaetota bacterium:
- a CDS encoding GGDEF domain-containing protein produces the protein MTISVEFLSTVEILSLLGPEEVNSIAGLFSVHEIDEGEVLFREGDEGNELFIVKSGSVASSIRLPDGGERQIARFMAGNFFGEMSIFENAPRSATCRSLEKSTLLGLHERDFYRMIEEYPDIATKIMYRMLNITAQRLRDTGEFLSDMVHWGEAARRRAITDELTGAYNRRFLDDALVSQIDVARNSGNPLSLIMVDLDYFREINENYGHDAGDRCIMEVMRVFNRHLRETDILARFGGDEFTVLLPDTAPETARDIADRVRTALVGLDLLSAYQGPVKTLSMSAGVASFPGDADEMKKLKDAADKALYRAKENGRNQVACAGS, from the coding sequence ATGACCATATCAGTTGAATTTCTCAGCACGGTTGAGATACTTTCCCTCCTGGGACCGGAGGAGGTAAACAGCATCGCGGGTCTCTTCAGCGTCCATGAGATCGACGAGGGAGAGGTGCTGTTTCGGGAGGGCGACGAGGGGAACGAGCTCTTTATCGTAAAAAGCGGATCCGTAGCGAGCTCCATCCGGCTTCCGGACGGCGGGGAGCGGCAGATAGCCCGGTTTATGGCCGGCAACTTCTTCGGCGAGATGTCGATATTCGAGAACGCGCCGCGGTCGGCCACCTGCCGCAGCCTGGAGAAGAGCACTCTCCTGGGCCTTCACGAGCGCGATTTTTACCGGATGATCGAGGAATATCCCGATATCGCGACCAAGATCATGTACCGGATGCTCAATATCACCGCCCAGCGCCTGCGTGATACCGGTGAATTCCTTTCCGACATGGTTCACTGGGGCGAGGCGGCGCGGCGAAGGGCAATCACCGACGAGCTCACCGGGGCCTATAACCGCAGGTTCCTTGACGACGCCCTGGTGAGCCAGATCGACGTGGCCAGGAACAGCGGCAATCCGCTCTCCCTGATCATGGTTGACCTGGATTATTTCAGGGAGATAAATGAAAATTACGGCCACGACGCGGGCGACCGCTGCATCATGGAGGTCATGCGCGTCTTTAACCGCCATCTCCGGGAAACCGATATCCTGGCCCGGTTCGGTGGCGACGAGTTCACGGTGCTCCTGCCCGACACGGCGCCGGAAACGGCGCGCGATATCGCCGACCGGGTGCGGACAGCCCTGGTGGGGCTGGATCTGCTGAGCGCCTACCAGGGCCCGGTCAAGACGCTCTCCATGAGCGCCGGCGTGGCGTCGTTTCCCGGGGACGCCGATGAGATGAAGAAGCTGAAGGACGCCGCGGACAAGGCGCTGTACCGGGCGAAGGAAAACGGACGTAACCAGGTCGCGTGCGCGGGTTCATAA